CTGATCCTGTCATGGTATAGCATTCTTCACCCACATTGAACATTAAACAAGACTAGTGGGGTCAAATTGCCTGTTCTTGTCATCGTAGTGCACAGGTGGGCAATGaaggctgtgtctgtttctgggtTTCTTACCAACTTCTGGCATTAATTATTTAACTACCAAGTATTTATGCTATCTGACGTTCTAGCTACATATCCTGATAAACGCCTGACTGACAGCCAAAGATTGTTCTTTGTGTCCCAATGTGAAACGTTTTAACTGGTCTAATCTGGGAGTGAACCAGTGCTGGTGtgtacagccaatcagctctgctagaaacaaaaacatgcactcacactggAAAAGAATTGGCCACCCGTCATAATGTATTCTTGTGTCCACCTCTCTCAGAAACGGAATAGACAGAGAACACACTTGAATTTGCAGGGGCCCCCCCCTCAGGTTTTGGATGGTGTGTAACGGACCCctggctgtctctgtctgccttgCCTCTGTGCAGGTACTACCTCTTTGCCCTCATCCTGAACCTGACCCGGGACGCCTACGAGATCAAGCTGCTGATGGAGAGGGAGTCCCGGAGCGGGGGCGCTAAGGGGGCGTGGCTGAGCccgtcggccccgcccccggacgGCGGGGAGCAGCcacagagctccgccccccagtTCCCGGTCCTCTCCCCCGCGGGGGCCCTGTCCCCCCGCCTGCAGCAGGAGCTCCGCCTGCTGGTGACCGTGCTGCGGTCCAACCCGCCCCTCCTCCTGGACCTGGTCCGGAACGTCTGCGACCTGTTCATCCCCCTGGACCGCCTGGACCTGTACCGGACCGGGCCCGGGTTCGTGGGCGCGTGCGGCCTCGCCTCTTCCGTCCTCTCCCTGCTCACCATCGTCTACCCCTGGCTGAAACTCAAAccgtaacacccccaccccccacacccaccccacccctcgcctTCCAGGGGTACCGCACGAGACCCCCCTCAGTCTGGACTTGGTTATTTCAGGGGAGTCGGAAGCGGAGGAGGAGATtgacgtgtgtgtgtcacatggcctgatgatgtcactctgAAGCAGCGTGTGTTTCATGCCAGGGCATCCCTCAGTGTTTTGCAGGGAGTAGcgtgtgtttttattctttttggaAGTGGGCAGGGTCAGGACTGGATTCAACTACCCGTCTGCCAGATCAGTGGGttccaaaccctgttcctggagatctaccgtcctgtgggttttcactccaaccctaacgaagcacagcagccagagatctccttgagctgctaattagtggaatcgacaaaattagggttgaaaatTAGGGTTGTAAATCttaaggtagatctccaggaacaaggttggttgCCACTGTACTAGAgtgtctctcacactcacacaaacacacagcctgtgtttgtttacacTGTGCAGTAGAGGACGGTCTAGATCCGCTATTGTGCAGCTCAATTTGTTTGTaatggtttgattgttttgggtggggggtggatatATCtaccctcttcctcccccttcttattaaaatgaatttaaacaaaCGTGGAAGTACTGGACCTAGACCACAGGCCATAATGCGGTTCTGTACTATACATACGTGTAGTTTTAACAGTTGCTACATTTTTCAAACTTGAGTTTAAGCCatagtttgtgtgtgcttgtgtgtgagttttgGAAGGGGTGTACAGTGAAATGCTAACTCGTATGCCGTATGttaagtgtgtgttttaaaagagTGATTTCATATACAGACTAATTTTGAAAAGTGTACTGAATTCTTGTTGGCCACACCTCAGGA
This region of Anguilla rostrata isolate EN2019 chromosome 8, ASM1855537v3, whole genome shotgun sequence genomic DNA includes:
- the pex11b gene encoding peroxisomal membrane protein 11B isoform X2; translation: MDSWVRFNAQSQAKEKLFRAVQYACTLLGYTLQKGGTGSDLLTKVKQLEAHVSLVRKLMRLGNSAEALEAAKRAIHLSDCVLRLCITVSHLNRAMYFACDNVLWAGKTGLLPKLDQTKWSQRSFRYYLFALILNLTRDAYEIKLLMERESRSGGAKGAWLSPSAPPPDGGEQPQSSAPQFPVLSPAGALSPRLQQELRLLVTVLRSNPPLLLDLVRNVCDLFIPLDRLDLYRTGPGFVGACGLASSVLSLLTIVYPWLKLKP
- the pex11b gene encoding peroxisomal membrane protein 11B isoform X1, which translates into the protein MKNIFQLNIAPVICAAVVIAYCTRRAVQYACTLLGYTLQKGGTGSDLLTKVKQLEAHVSLVRKLMRLGNSAEALEAAKRAIHLSDCVLRLCITVSHLNRAMYFACDNVLWAGKTGLLPKLDQTKWSQRSFRYYLFALILNLTRDAYEIKLLMERESRSGGAKGAWLSPSAPPPDGGEQPQSSAPQFPVLSPAGALSPRLQQELRLLVTVLRSNPPLLLDLVRNVCDLFIPLDRLDLYRTGPGFVGACGLASSVLSLLTIVYPWLKLKP